TAAAGGTGGTTTCCTAAAATGTCTATTTAAATGTGATTTAAGCTTTATAAGACTTTTCATATGCATAAACTTATAAGCCAGGAAAATCTCAACAGGTCATTTATCCTGATTTTGGGGTCAGAAAATGTGCCCCATATGTACAAAGTGAGTAAGTAAAAAGAGCGCTTGGACAGGCCATGgagcaggagggagagagaagatctGCTCTAGACAAGTAGGTTAGAAGGATCCTGACCAGCTGGGATGAGACTTTATGCCAGAAAACAGTGGGGAAAACAGCTTAATCTCCTAGTCCTATGCTCTTAACACCTCACCATTCAGGGAACCATCTACAATAGGCAGCTAAGATGCAGTGAAAGCTCAAGCTTTGCAGGCATTTATTACCAGTCAATGCCACTAAAAAACATAAGCTTGATGAGGACACAGATTTGTGTGTGTTctcttcactgctgtatcccctgGGCTTGGAACAGTGGCTGGCACATGTTAGGTGTGCTCCATCTTGTTTGAATGAATATGGGAACTGAGACCCCCCCAAAGGACTTAATTACTGCTGACTTATTCTTTCAGCCCTATTTACTGCGGGGCTACTGTGGGTCACTGTGCTGGCAGTGgggacaggggtccaaagacacGTGCAGGACCAGAGGAGAAAGGCACAGAGGTCAGGACTTGGGGTCACCAACACCAACCATCCCTGGCTCTGGGCAGAGGGCAGCAGGGGCCTCGCAGCAGCCTCAAAGTTACATTTCCGGGGCCCCCGACTAAGCCTGAGGCCATGTAGACCCAGAAGGAGCTGCCACCCTGTACAGATCACAGCTCACAATGCTTTGTACCTCTCCTTGTTCCCCTCTTCTGGGCAGAGCAAGGCCTGGCTAATGAAACACTATGGGTTGGGATCTCAGCACTCAAATCTAGGCTACGGGTTCAAATCCAAAACCCTCAAGGGCATGTCTTTCagaatttgtttccttgtctacaaaataggcaaaataatgctggaagctgtgaGCATGAAAGAGACAGTAATATGAACTacctagctcagtgcctggcacacaataggtACTATGATGGCTCATAGGAGGTCTCTTTCTTGGATTATACACTATAGCTCAGAGCCCCTCCTCACATTTTAGGCAAaatttagatttttgttttcccaGATGCACTATTTTACCTCAGTGATGTAGATGGATAAAAATAAGAGTTTACTACTGTGCTAAGCTTTACTGTACAATACCATTTATTCCACACAACTACCTGGTTGAGGAGGTACTGTCATCATCCTCATTTTATGAAGTCAGATATTAAGGATCAaagacttggccaaggtcacagagctagttacTGACTAAGtgaggattcaaatccaggcctgCAGGGCTTTAATGCCCATCCTTTGGAATGCCAGTAAACCTTGCTCGCAAGGATGATAATGGTTTGGTTGCCTGAGATTTCCTCCCCAGCCAGCAGCCCTCACCTGTGTAGTTCTTCATCTGATGGCGAGTACTTGGCGGTGACATCAGCCAGCTCTCCAAAGATCTGCTTGCTATAAACGGTGAGGGAGGATAGCAGAATTAACTCCTGCCAGGTGGAGCTCAGGAGGCATGTGTAATCCTTGATTGAGAGCTCGCAGAAGAAGGGCAGTTTCTTGATCCAGGCGATCTGTCTAAAGAGCAGCTCATCGGCCAGGCGGCAAAGCAGAGCAAACAGCTCTGCCTGTGTCACAGCAtatctggggggtgggggtggggataggGAAAAGTCACTTCCATTGGCTGGAGGGTGAGGACAAGGGTATAAGGAGAAGGTACTTCTGAGGGCACAAATGGTTGTTGCAGTGGGCTCCTTGCCCTTGACCATGGATCTCCAGCTCCACTCAACTCAGGCTTTTGATAAGGGACAGGACTGAAGCCTGCAGCTGCCCCTCAGAGCTGGAAGGGCAGGTTTAGTGAGAAAGAGTTGCTAAGGGGTAAGGAGGCTTAGAAATTTGTATAAGTACCAAGGAATATGACTTTTAAAGTTGGTGTCCTCTAATGTTCCATGTCTTAGAGAAAATTACCAGTCATTCCTGTTCTAGTTTTGACAATGAGAGCTCCAATGCAGTAGATCTCATACCCACCCAACACAGGAGCTGGCACAAAAAAAGAGCTTCCAGGCAGATGGCTGAGGAGAATGGAACGTGGCCAGAGGCTTTTCCTGCTCTCACTGCACCCCCTGGTGGCAAGAGTTCAGGAGCCAGAATTGCTCAGCCCTTCCTCTACGCTACTGTGGAAGGAGCAGGGCATTTTGTGTCTCTGGGCTAGAGGGGTCCTCTGAGGCCACTGACTCAGGGGTCCCAGCTTTTTCCCTTCAAGGACCATTGATAGGACTCCTCCCCAAGCCCCTATGCTCAGATTTATAAAGGCTTTGTAAGGCCTTCTTGTGGGTGGATATTTGAGTCTTGTTTTGAAACCAGAGATTTGCTTAAGAAACCTCAGGATACCTTTTGGGGATCTAAGCTTGATTATTCTCAAACAGCCTATGCTCCAGGCCAAAGGAGTAATGGATGCAAGCAATGGGTAGGCCGGAAGGCTGAACTATTATCTGAGGTAGAGCCTGCTGAGCAATGAAAGCTTTTCCTTTCACTCAGGCCTGCACACACAGCAGTCACATGCTACCAGGGGTAACCATGAGTGTGCTGGCTGGGAATGTCGAAGGCCACAACCAATTAGGGGCTGTTAAAAGGCTTAGAATTGATGTATGAATATCCCACGAAGTATAGCTCATCTCTAGCATAGAAGCGCTTAGACCCAAGCCAGGGCCTGGCTTACCTAGGCCCAAGCAGGAGCAAAGGCCTTTCAATCCCAGTTCCATAGGGACTGATAAATAGCTTCAACTCTATAAGAAAagacacacaagaaaaaaattgagggTACGCTGACTTCAGGGATAAGTATGGATTTGTCCTCTGATGCTTCAGTCGTTGCTCACTATCCTCCCTCACTCATTCTGAAGCGTGAGGTATAGCAGCCAGGGCTGCAGACTGGTGTGGGGTAGGAGAACATTCTGAGGCTAAAGGGGCCAAACAGGGCAGGGCTCACTCACCCATCTTCAATCAACATAGGTGTGCCCAGTGGCTCCAGGTCCTCCGCTGACACGAGCTGGTGAATCAGACTGTATGACTGGGGATCCAGGCTGCGAGCTTGTGGGGGCAGAAGTGGCGAGTGGCCAGAATAGCTGAAAAGGTGCGGTATGTATTGATAGTGTGGAGGCATAGGCATCCCCATGTATTGTTCCCTGAATGCCATGAATCCGTTTAGCTCCACAGACCTACTGGAGAGAAAAGTCTCATGTCAAACAGAAACATGACAGGTTTAATGCCTATTCAAAGGAAATGAGCCAGGAGGTGGCTCAGGTGTTTTGTGGGCATGAGGTCTGTGTCTTCCTCAAGCCAGGGGATATAAGTAATGGCCAAATACATGACTTTTGTACTAAATTCCAATCTGTGAGAAAGGGACTCTgtgcagatgtgtgtgtgtgtggcttattACACCTAGTGCCTGGCAAAGTAggtactgaataaatatttgttaaataaattactTTCGCAGATGCCATATCTAGAGAGTTTTCAATGGAATGTGGCATGTGACAACAACTCCCAAACATTCAAATGAAGGTATACACTAAGGGACAACAGAATGAATAAAGGTTACAATGAAATATGAAGAGTCTTATCTCCTCCCCTTTCTTGGAGAAATCTAACCActttgtccattaaaaaaaaaaaaagattcttttcgCTTTTACTTAGATGCATCTCCTATAAAAGGAGTTGACAGAGTATGGCCCCACAGGCCAAATCTAACCCACGGCCTCTTTTGGTAAATAAAGTTCTACTAGAACACAGTcacatttatttctttacatattgtctatggctgctttcacactacaatggCAGGACTGAATAGTTACGACCTACACTGTGTGGCCCGCAAAGCCTAAGATATTTACTATGTggcccttttaaaaaaaaacttgtcagtCCTTGCCCTATAAGAAAGGTTTTTTGGGGAAAGGAAACCTCCCCTGGTAACCAACTACTCAAAGAAAactagggctttgaaccagttcttcccagttcagttaTGGCCAAGGAGGTGACACTAGAAAAGATCTGAATTTTTAGAAGCTGGGTAAATCAGAATGGTAACCGAATGGGACAAATTACAGGAAACCCTGCTAGAACCTTTATCTCCCTCTTAAAAAACAATTGGCAGCATACGCACtgcacagcaaccaaatctcttgcctgtcgGATTTTGCATAAAGTTGGAAACAGTGCtatcctgctcaaagatggcagccgacCATGcctctttgaatgtgtgtcactctccagtCTTGTTAATAATCTAGTCCTCACACATCAGGcttctgaaagggctcactacacctcttccaagtctcccattccagggctttgacctgtaatttttcccattctggttaccgttccagatcacccaaattgtaaaaattcgaGTATGTTCTGGTTTTccttcattggccatgactgaaccaggaagaacctgTTTGAAGCCCTGAAGAAAACACACCTAGCTATTTCACACTTAAGAATTTAAAGACACCCTGCTTGAACCAAGAGCCTCTAACCTGGTATTTTCTTGTAGCAGCAAATCTGACTGGCTTAAAaagctttccttctttcttaaaaTTTATGAAGTGAAAAACCTAACTCTTGCCGAGGCGGAGAAACTATACCTTAATTCGATATTGTTTATGCGGTTTTTCTTATTTCAGTGATAaaataaatgagagaaaagaactacatttaaaattatattctgTTAGGGGAAGATTGTATGGGCATGGATAATAGCTATAGCACTTTATCAGTCTGTAGAAGAGACTGTGGACATCTGCAAGGTCCTTAGCATAAAACTGGTTTGGAAATTCTGCTTTGTGTCATCCTGACCCTTATCCCAAGAGCCTGAGGGAGCAAGAGTACAATGAATGAGAGCCTGGCAGGAATTCCTAGCCCAGAGGTTCCTTCCTGGGCCCACTCTTGGGGCAGCCCCTAAGTAATGCTGGGCTTTCCTGGAAGCTCACCTGGAGGACAGTGTGGAGCCTGGCGAGGGCTGGTTGCTCTCTGAAGCCCTGTTCCCAGGGGAGCTGTGGTCGCTGTCACCATGGTTGCTCCAGTGATTAGCCTCTTCCTCAAACTCCTGCCCAGACATGATCCTTTCGATCTCTTCCTCTGATATCTTTGATAAGGAATCAATACATGTTAGGCTGCTCAATCTCTGTTCCTTCCTCAAGACCGAGAGCTTATTCAAACTCCACAGGGATTCCCAGGGCTCTCTAGAGAGAAACACAAATTTCTTCACATCCACCCCCATACTCCAGGCCTCTCACTAATCTTAGGGTAGCTTGGTTGCTTGCCTCCAAAAACCATGGCCCACCATTGTCTTCTTCCTGCCTATCTATCCTACTCTCAAGCCACAAAGCCTCTGTGGTCTTCAAAACTCCTCTTTGTCCTTGCGCCTATTTTTTCCTACCCCTGAAACACCACTCCTCAATGACAAACTCCTTCTTGGCCTTTAAGACCCAATTAAAATGTCACCTCCTTTGTGAAAACCTCTATCACCAAACAAACAGAATTGCAGGTCCTTCTATCCACTTATAATATTGTATATTCTGAGAAGGGCAggatagcacagtagttaagagtcaCACCAAATACAGGTTCTGTCACTCTCTAGCTGtataatcttgggcaagtcatttaactatTTGAACCTAAGTTCCTTCATTTTTATGGTGGGAGAGAATAGTAGTATctatctcataggattgttgtgaggattaaattagtaaATATATATCAAGTGCTTAGaaaagggcctggcacatagcaactATTATGAAAATGCTGCTGATGACATCATCATCGTTATTCTTTCTAATACTTATTGTAATGTATCATAAATACACCCTCTACAAGACCTAGGGTCATGATAGAATCTAAAAAAGAGTAGCTACTCATTAAATACATGTTGTATAAACAAATGTCACTCATTAAGTACCAACCATGTACCTCCACATGGATTTTCTAAGTAAGAGAACATTCCTAAGCTTATTAAATAACAGAAGAAACTGCAGCTCAGACAAGTGACCTACTTCCCTAAGATCACACGGTGTGCCCATGCTTAGGTAACAGTTTGAGGAAAAGGCCAAGGTGTCCAAGTATTCAGGCTCCAAGTCCAGTGATCTAGCTATTAAACCATATTGGGAGTGAATAAAAACATCTATCAAGTGTCTAACCCAGAGTTGAGGTCTAACTAGCTAAACTTAGCACATAGAATGGGACTGAGTGTTAAGGAGAGGGTCCAGATGAGTTTTTATTTCTTGTTCACATGGAAAGCATGGAAGGATgtgtttttccaagtctgtttGACTCAAACCTGCATACTTCTTTGCTCCAGCAGCCTGTGAGGGAACCCTGATCTACTCTGATAATAAATACAGGAGCATTTAGAACTGGAAGCTAGCCAGCACACAGGAGTTAGATGGGAAAAAAGGGTTTAATTGGTACGCAAATTGAGTGGTTGTTTGGCAATAGCTTGGACTGCATATTGGACTGGAGGCGTTTTCTTTCCTTATTCACTtactgtaacaacaacaacaacaaaaaaccatgtCACTCCTATTAGGGGTCCTTAGTACTCTGAAATTATTGTTTTCAAAGACAAATGGTGCCATTTCAAACTGCAAGACATCTACTAAGGCCCTGAATGAATAAGCCTCAGTGACAGTGGTGACAGCAGATCGTCCCAGATAGGTGGGATGAAGAGCTTGGAGGGTAAAGAAGTACTTGGGCTGAGTGAAAAGGGCCGGTCCTGGTGAAATCAGCTTACTCCAGCTGGGAGCCAAAGTCAGGTTGCACCTGTCTCTCTCTGAGAGTTCCATGGGATATTGAGGATACAATATGTTGGTAGTGCTggaacctgggttcaaatccaattTGTCATTTCCTAGCTGGGTACTGTTGGGGAAGTCACTCAAAaactccctgagcctcagctcactcatctgtaaaatggacataaatCCACATCTCTCATATCTCAGGGTTCCCTCACAGGGTGCTAGAGCAAAGAAGTATGCAGGTTTGCAAATGAGAGATTTGGGAGGTTAATCTAAGATAAAATTATAAAGGTCAAGTGCACAATATGTGCTCCTTGTTATTATTACACACAATTAAGAACTTGCAGATCACAGCTCTTTTTTCCTAACACACCACCCATAAACAGTGAAAGACTAGAACGGAAAGTATATGCTCAGCCTCAAAAAGTCAAATGCAATGACAGATGAAATAGGTTTCTCTGAATATCAACAGCTCTCTCGATCCTGGAGAGAACACAGAATCTGGAAAGGTAAGGGATCAAAGAACCATAAGCACAGGAGACCTTTGTTGTTCACTGAGGAAAATGTTTAAGAATTCTTCCCAATGGATAACCTTTCTACTGCATCTAAATATAGAAAGAATGAATACAGCAGAGTTGGAAGtcttacatacacacatacacacacacacacacacacacacacacacagattaagCACATACAATTTTACCTATTAAATATCCCTTGAATCTATTCCCTCCTCCCAGCCTGCAATGTCACTGCCCTAGTTAAAACCACTATctatcatctcttgcctggacttCTACAAAATCCTTTTAACTGATGTCTCTCTGCAATTTCCCAACCAAATCACTCAACTTGTGCAACAATTAAACTTGTATATCACCCTCACACTGCTCCTCATAAACCATTTTCACTGCTAGAATGttgtttctaaaatgcaaatatgaCCATGTCCCTCTCCCTACTCAAAACCTTTTAGTGCCTGACTCTTGGTTCACGCTAATAATCTTAAGGCATGGTCCCTGGGCACTAGCATGCTGAGGGATCTACTTGATGAGTCATAAGCAGATTCAATTCTTCAGTCTCATAAAGTTCTTCTTCTGCTGGCAAGTAAGAGCAAGTGGTATATAGGCTGGCTCCACAAACACTTTACCTAAGGAGCTCTAATCAAAGGCAGTTGAAGGCCACTCTTTAGAGGACTCATTCCCAAGTCAAGAATCTGCCTTATCTCTTGCTACTCCAGCACATATGTCCAATGCTCCAACCTTACTGAACGCCTTGTCATTCCTCAAAGGTTCATCTTCGGGCCTTTACGCAGTCTATTCtgcctaaagaaaataaaaatagcttgGTTCCCCACTCCTTCCCAACATAGGTAATGCCTCCTCCTCCTTCCAGACACAGTTCAAACTTTGCTTTCTCTAGGAATCCTCCTCTGAGTGTCTCCAgtccttaaccattgctccagccAACAAAGACTTAGAAGCCCCTTTCCTCTGTATTCCCCGGGCATCCTGTGCTCTTACTGTACTGCGATGCATGTTTCCACATGTGTCTTTCCCACTGGACTGATTTCACGGTGttagggcctggcacagagtagatacTCTGTGAATGCTTGTTGGATTGAATGGGGAATACCCATAACTGAGTTCTCTTATGATTTCTGCCATGCTAAGTTATCTACATGCTAAAGTGATGACACTAAAAAAATTCTCTGGATGGCTCAGAACCGGAATAAGGTTCACTGCCTGTGAAATCCTTATGAAGGATTGAGAGATCACAGAGCTTTTAAATCATTATCCTTTATATTTAAgattttcaaagcactttcataCCCAGGGTCTAAAAGGATGCTTATAAGTAGTTAAGCAGGAATGAAAGTAAAGATGGCTCCCCCCAGCAGCAGAAAAGAGGATCAAAGTAAGCAGCTACAGGAGCATCTGCAGCCCTACACTTCCAGGATGGACCACAGAGAGTGAGTTCTACAACTTACCTGGACTGGTCCTATGCTCTTGTTCCGGCCTCCAGGCATGCCATCTTCTCTGATTGCTGGAAGGAAACATAAGACAGTCAGAAGCAAGCCCACAGGAATCTAGGCACAAAAGGGGGATTAATTTATtttgccaaagacacaaggtagtaACTGGTGAAGCCAAGATTAAAACACAGGTCTTTCTAGAGGCAAAGCTTATACTCTATTGTTTCAGGCTACCTCACAGACCGCAGATAATTTTGGGCCCCCACGACATTGGGTATATATTATAAACACTATATACACTCAATGTACTCAACAAAGATGAGAGTGTTATTAGTTAGTCCTATATTTACCAATATTCCACCAAGATGATACATCTGAAGGCTTTGACAGATTTGAGGGGCAAAACAAagaatatttctgtttttaaataaaatctttttattcCCCGTCTGACTAAATTTGAGTCTAATTTGTAGGACCAGGAGATCAGGTTTTTCTTCTATTAATCAGAATTTTGACATTACTGGTTCCTCCCTGAAGTTTAGTACCTTTACAGTTCAAATTCCCACTCCGGTGATTCTACAACAGAAGTAAGTTAGTGAGCATTTTCTaactataaaaacccaaaccaaaccgaacctgttgccgtcgagttgatttcgactcatagcatccccataggacaaagtagaactgccccatagagtttccaaggagcagttagtggcttcgactactgaccttttgattagcagccgaactcttaaccactgtgccagtgtGGCTCCAGCTATAAAAAGTACCCTTTATATAgcatgctggtggtgtagtggttaagtgctgtggctgctaaccaaagggtcggcagttcaaatctgccaggtgctccttggaagctctatggggcagttctactctgtcctttagggtcgctatgagtcagaattgactcgacggcactgggtttggtttggtttttttgattttatatag
The sequence above is drawn from the Elephas maximus indicus isolate mEleMax1 chromosome 9, mEleMax1 primary haplotype, whole genome shotgun sequence genome and encodes:
- the NR6A1 gene encoding nuclear receptor subfamily 6 group A member 1 isoform X3, whose product is MERDERPPSGGGGGGGSAGFLEPPAALPPPPRNGFCQDELAELDPGTISVPDDRAEQRTCLICGDRATGLHYGIISCEGCKGFFKRSICNKRVYRCSRDKNCVMSRKQRNRCQYCRLLKCLQMGMNRKAIREDGMPGGRNKSIGPVQISEEEIERIMSGQEFEEEANHWSNHGDSDHSSPGNRASESNQPSPGSTLSSSRSVELNGFMAFREQYMGMPMPPHYQYIPHLFSYSGHSPLLPPQARSLDPQSYSLIHQLVSAEDLEPLGTPMLIEDGYAVTQAELFALLCRLADELLFRQIAWIKKLPFFCELSIKDYTCLLSSTWQELILLSSLTVYSKQIFGELADVTAKYSPSDEELHRFSDEGMEVIERLIYLYHKFHQLKVSNEEYACMKAINFLNQGERLGAGRRV